From a region of the Salinispira pacifica genome:
- a CDS encoding DUF6962 family protein, with amino-acid sequence MEFISIETELTTAVTDFLLGAAGAWAAVSLMRRVNRYRIPQKPRFWAAAFGLLSLAGFLGFFAHGFEMSDGLRNVLWQPLYLSLGLTISMFAAAVLIDLRKKAVPRGVMPGFLAAGALFYLLTLVFPGSFLIFILYEALAMIFALGAYIFLSVRSPGRAPFLMTAGIFLSILAAAVQAAGSVEIRIIWLFDHNGVFHIIQMAGLLFLYAGVKADEADDKEGEHAHA; translated from the coding sequence ATGGAATTCATATCCATTGAAACAGAACTTACCACTGCAGTTACCGATTTCCTGCTGGGTGCTGCGGGGGCCTGGGCGGCGGTCAGTCTGATGCGCCGGGTGAACCGCTACAGGATTCCCCAGAAGCCCCGCTTCTGGGCGGCTGCATTCGGTCTGCTCAGCCTTGCGGGCTTCCTGGGGTTTTTCGCCCATGGCTTCGAGATGAGCGATGGGCTCCGGAATGTTTTGTGGCAGCCCCTGTATCTCAGTCTGGGTCTCACAATCTCCATGTTCGCTGCAGCGGTTCTCATTGATCTGCGGAAGAAGGCCGTCCCCCGGGGGGTAATGCCCGGATTTCTTGCCGCCGGAGCTCTCTTCTACCTGCTTACCCTTGTGTTTCCCGGGAGTTTCCTGATTTTTATTCTCTACGAAGCGCTTGCCATGATTTTTGCACTTGGCGCATACATATTTCTCAGCGTTCGTTCTCCCGGAAGAGCCCCTTTCCTCATGACCGCAGGAATTTTCCTGAGCATCCTGGCAGCTGCGGTACAGGCTGCCGGAAGTGTGGAAATACGGATTATCTGGCTATTTGATCACAACGGGGTGTTTCATATTATTCAGATGGCCGGCCTTCTGTTCCTCTATGCGGGGGTGAAGGCCGATGAAGCTGATGATAAGGAAGGAGAGCACGCACATGCCTGA
- the priA gene encoding replication restart helicase PriA: MMYCQIVFNRPLDSAYTYLFDGSAEEAEGRRVIATLGRQKLTGYVIECSPEPPPSLKSDITLKQIERIVDPQPVFDSELIGMARWMAKSYICSLGEALSAMIPGGKRDKELAPALPGEDEGLRQEPISLSDEQEHAVQQILSAPRGQYYLYGITGSGKTEVFLQAAEATLKEGRGIIYLVPEISLTHQVVQVIRSRFGEQSAVLHSSLTQSQRIAQWRRILSGEARLVIGARSAIFAPLPDIGLIILDEEHESSYKSGTTPRYHARQLALYRGGVHGARVVMGSATPSVEAWHHMNKGTLRRLDLTRRLSGGAVPEIRVVNVKGSDSSLGSELREGIRATLKEGKQVILFLNRRGFGYFYHCRSCGADFSCTRCSVSLTFHKSKQKLVCHHCGYQRPVPQVCPECGSLELGYSGFGTEKVAQDVEELVPSARVLRLDTDSTRKKGVLEKGIADFRQGKIDILLGTQMVAKGLNFPGVSLVGIILADSSLHLPDFRSYEKTFSLITQVAGRAGRYSPDGRVILQTLNPAHHIIRQAAGMDLEGFYRRELDSRRELGFPPFSRIIRILVRGREPGRVWEYARRIHSGVQETMEGLNLDSWEILGPSESPIPRLNNNYRVHMLILSSRLGPLQQMLPRLLSSMKKDYSLYTEVDVDPQSML, encoded by the coding sequence ATGATGTACTGCCAGATCGTGTTCAACAGACCCCTGGACAGTGCATACACCTATCTCTTCGACGGCAGTGCAGAGGAAGCGGAGGGGCGGAGGGTTATCGCAACTCTGGGACGGCAGAAGCTCACCGGATATGTGATTGAATGTTCTCCCGAGCCCCCTCCATCCCTGAAATCCGATATCACTTTGAAACAGATAGAGCGTATTGTGGATCCCCAGCCGGTGTTTGACTCGGAGCTGATAGGCATGGCGCGGTGGATGGCCAAAAGCTATATCTGCTCTCTGGGAGAGGCCCTCTCCGCCATGATTCCCGGAGGCAAACGGGACAAGGAACTTGCCCCGGCTCTCCCCGGTGAGGATGAAGGTCTGAGACAGGAACCTATCAGTCTGAGCGATGAGCAGGAGCATGCGGTTCAGCAGATTCTTTCCGCCCCCCGGGGCCAGTACTATCTCTATGGAATTACCGGTTCGGGAAAGACCGAGGTGTTCCTTCAGGCGGCTGAGGCGACCCTGAAGGAAGGGCGGGGCATTATCTATCTGGTGCCGGAGATCTCACTGACCCACCAGGTGGTTCAGGTGATCCGCAGCCGTTTCGGCGAACAGTCGGCGGTGCTCCACTCAAGCCTCACCCAGAGCCAGCGGATTGCCCAGTGGCGCCGGATTCTCAGCGGGGAAGCACGGCTGGTGATCGGTGCCCGGAGCGCCATTTTTGCACCCCTTCCGGATATCGGGCTGATCATTCTGGACGAGGAACATGAGAGCAGCTACAAATCCGGCACCACGCCCCGCTACCATGCCCGGCAGCTGGCTCTGTATCGGGGAGGCGTGCATGGTGCACGGGTGGTGATGGGCAGTGCCACTCCAAGTGTGGAGGCCTGGCATCATATGAACAAGGGTACGCTCAGGCGTCTGGATCTGACCCGCAGGCTTTCAGGCGGGGCGGTTCCGGAAATCCGGGTGGTGAACGTAAAAGGGAGTGATTCCAGCCTGGGAAGCGAGCTGAGAGAGGGGATACGGGCGACCCTGAAAGAGGGAAAGCAGGTAATACTCTTTCTCAACCGACGGGGGTTCGGCTACTTCTACCACTGCAGGAGCTGCGGTGCCGACTTCAGCTGTACCAGATGTTCGGTGAGCCTTACCTTTCACAAATCGAAACAGAAACTGGTGTGTCACCACTGCGGATATCAGCGTCCGGTTCCCCAGGTCTGTCCGGAATGCGGAAGTCTGGAGCTGGGCTACAGCGGATTCGGCACCGAGAAGGTGGCTCAGGATGTGGAAGAACTGGTGCCTTCCGCCCGGGTTCTCCGTCTGGATACCGACAGCACCAGAAAAAAAGGGGTGCTGGAAAAGGGAATTGCGGATTTCCGCCAGGGGAAGATCGATATTCTCCTGGGAACCCAGATGGTCGCCAAGGGACTGAATTTTCCGGGTGTCTCCCTGGTGGGGATCATTCTTGCCGATTCATCCCTCCATCTGCCGGATTTCAGAAGCTACGAAAAAACATTTTCACTGATTACCCAGGTTGCAGGCAGGGCCGGGCGCTATTCTCCCGACGGCAGGGTGATTCTCCAGACCCTGAACCCTGCACACCACATTATCCGCCAGGCGGCGGGCATGGATCTGGAAGGGTTTTACCGCAGGGAGCTTGACAGCCGCCGGGAACTGGGGTTTCCGCCGTTCAGCCGGATCATCCGCATTCTGGTGCGGGGACGGGAGCCGGGACGGGTGTGGGAGTATGCCCGGCGCATTCATTCGGGTGTTCAGGAAACAATGGAAGGGCTGAACCTTGACAGCTGGGAAATCCTGGGGCCCTCCGAGAGCCCCATCCCCAGGCTGAATAATAATTACCGGGTGCATATGCTGATTCTCAGCTCCCGCCTGGGTCCTCTGCAGCAGATGCTTCCCCGGCTTCTTTCCTCCATGAAAAAAGACTATTCCCTCTACACAGAAGTGGACGTGGATCCCCAGTCCATGCTGTAA
- a CDS encoding uracil-DNA glycosylase, which translates to MQNEEQNPGTPGPEPGQKPGHDPGYEPGNEGHRAISIRSALWNIASDLELLLETGEANPENRSPLPPAPSPERTGPAENNPGPGVIEGPAPTLDALHQQILECRACSLHRERTHAVPGEGDTHGTRLMVIGEGPGAEEDARGLPFVGKAGKYLDKWLSAIDLSREDGVFITNTVKCRPPANRDPRPEETSACLPYLYSQIRMLKPRAILCVGRISASILLDRDVKITKERGKWFRFMDIPLMATFHPSAVLRNPDLRRPVWEDMKKLKHALDSGNFSDQP; encoded by the coding sequence ATGCAGAACGAAGAACAGAATCCGGGCACCCCGGGACCTGAACCGGGCCAGAAACCCGGCCATGACCCGGGCTACGAACCCGGCAATGAAGGACACAGGGCAATAAGCATCCGCAGCGCTCTCTGGAATATTGCTTCCGATCTTGAACTGCTTCTGGAGACCGGGGAGGCGAACCCGGAAAACCGCAGCCCCCTTCCCCCGGCGCCTTCACCGGAGCGAACCGGACCGGCAGAGAATAACCCGGGCCCGGGCGTCATAGAGGGCCCGGCACCCACCCTGGACGCCCTCCATCAGCAAATTCTGGAGTGCCGGGCCTGTTCACTCCACCGGGAGCGGACCCATGCGGTTCCCGGCGAAGGGGATACCCACGGTACCCGTCTCATGGTGATCGGGGAAGGCCCCGGCGCAGAGGAGGATGCCCGGGGGCTTCCGTTCGTGGGAAAGGCGGGGAAATATCTGGATAAATGGCTGTCGGCAATAGACCTGAGCAGGGAGGACGGGGTGTTTATTACCAATACGGTGAAATGCCGGCCTCCGGCAAACCGCGATCCCCGGCCCGAAGAGACATCCGCCTGTCTGCCATATCTTTATTCCCAGATCAGAATGCTGAAACCCCGGGCAATCCTCTGCGTTGGAAGGATCAGTGCATCCATTCTTCTGGATCGGGATGTGAAAATCACCAAAGAACGGGGGAAATGGTTTCGTTTCATGGATATTCCCCTGATGGCCACCTTTCATCCCTCGGCAGTTCTCAGAAATCCCGATCTCCGCCGTCCTGTGTGGGAAGATATGAAAAAACTGAAACATGCACTGGACAGCGGAAATTTCAGCGACCAGCCATGA
- the truA gene encoding tRNA pseudouridine(38-40) synthase TruA, whose product MRNIKLTIAYDGTDFQGWQIQKSGRTVQGEIQKGLSRMHKSEIKVHCAGRTDSGVHANGQVINFPSNLEIPADQYTRAVSSFFPKDISVIRSEEVDESFHARYSAVMRHYKYYIFPSRVRVPQYRLYSLRTVHQPDLINLNRMASVLVGEHDFTTFSTPNEQVPNRMRRVYAASFHPQGDFLVFRISGNAFLWKMVRSIVGSLLEYDEKGFDANHVRHALESRDRGYAGMTAQARGLFFDRVDY is encoded by the coding sequence ATGAGAAATATCAAACTCACAATAGCATACGACGGCACCGATTTTCAGGGCTGGCAAATTCAAAAAAGCGGACGTACCGTTCAGGGCGAAATCCAGAAAGGCCTCAGCAGGATGCATAAGTCGGAAATCAAAGTCCATTGTGCGGGAAGAACCGATTCGGGGGTGCATGCAAACGGACAGGTGATTAATTTTCCGTCGAACCTTGAAATACCGGCGGACCAGTACACCAGAGCCGTGAGCTCCTTCTTTCCCAAGGACATTTCGGTTATCCGCAGTGAAGAAGTGGATGAATCCTTTCATGCAAGATACTCGGCGGTTATGCGCCACTACAAATATTATATTTTTCCTTCAAGAGTGAGGGTTCCCCAATACCGTCTGTACAGTCTGCGAACCGTTCATCAGCCGGATCTGATCAACTTGAATCGGATGGCATCGGTGCTGGTGGGAGAACATGATTTCACCACCTTTTCAACCCCCAATGAACAGGTTCCCAACCGGATGCGCAGGGTGTATGCCGCCTCCTTTCATCCCCAGGGTGATTTTCTTGTGTTTCGTATCAGCGGAAACGCATTTCTCTGGAAGATGGTGCGAAGCATTGTGGGAAGCCTTTTGGAATATGATGAGAAGGGTTTTGATGCAAATCATGTCCGGCATGCACTTGAGTCCAGGGACCGGGGTTATGCAGGCATGACGGCTCAGGCCAGAGGTCTGTTTTTTGACAGGGTGGATTACTGA
- a CDS encoding DUF2225 domain-containing protein: MAEKTPSLTYFQKKPISCPVCQTEFYREELLTGRGRLIAGNLTQELRRLYEPSKKFGEVIPLAYPVTVCPSCYFAAWKEDFLKISESQLERAADETSQRIQWVSEVMEGVDFRGSRGLSEGLASYMLAVLCYDYFPSEVSPVMKQGVSSLRGAWLALDMHKKYPEDHFDYLAKMLYRKARFFYLTAIEYESSGKQGIGGCPNPGPDLDKNYMFDGVLYIYGYLEFHYGPRKDPVKREENLKRAKRTIARIFGMGRASKNKPQAILDNARDLYSEIGEALGLENLDPEKDSDNQ; encoded by the coding sequence ATGGCAGAGAAGACCCCTTCGCTCACATATTTTCAGAAAAAACCTATCAGCTGTCCGGTGTGTCAGACGGAGTTCTACCGGGAAGAACTATTGACCGGCCGGGGACGGCTGATTGCCGGGAATCTTACCCAGGAACTTCGCCGGCTGTACGAACCCAGCAAAAAATTCGGTGAGGTTATCCCCCTGGCATATCCGGTGACGGTATGCCCGTCCTGCTATTTTGCCGCATGGAAGGAAGATTTTCTCAAAATATCCGAAAGTCAGCTTGAACGGGCGGCGGATGAAACGTCACAGAGAATTCAGTGGGTTTCCGAGGTGATGGAAGGGGTGGACTTCCGGGGCAGCCGGGGACTGAGCGAAGGTCTGGCAAGCTACATGCTGGCGGTTCTCTGTTACGATTATTTTCCCTCTGAAGTGTCTCCGGTAATGAAACAGGGCGTGAGTTCCCTCCGGGGAGCATGGCTTGCCCTGGACATGCACAAGAAGTATCCCGAAGATCACTTTGACTATCTTGCAAAAATGCTCTACCGTAAGGCCCGGTTCTTTTATCTCACTGCCATAGAATATGAATCCTCAGGAAAACAGGGGATCGGCGGCTGCCCCAACCCGGGACCGGATCTGGATAAAAACTACATGTTCGACGGGGTCCTCTATATCTACGGATATCTTGAATTTCATTACGGTCCCCGGAAAGATCCGGTGAAACGGGAGGAAAATCTGAAGCGGGCCAAGCGCACCATCGCCAGAATTTTCGGCATGGGAAGGGCCAGCAAGAACAAACCCCAGGCCATTCTGGACAATGCCAGAGATCTCTACTCGGAAATCGGCGAAGCCCTGGGGCTGGAAAATCTTGATCCGGAGAAAGACAGCGATAATCAATGA
- a CDS encoding holo-ACP synthase produces the protein MIRGIGVDIVRVERMISWLERPEMMARFFTSREISWVLSQGEGAAASLAARFAAREALGKALGTGLRDLRLKDLEICRDDQGKPAFCPAPRAQDQLDSMGISSVHVSLSHERDYAVAMVVIE, from the coding sequence GTGATTCGTGGCATAGGAGTTGATATTGTCCGGGTTGAGCGGATGATAAGCTGGCTGGAGAGACCGGAGATGATGGCAAGGTTCTTCACATCCCGGGAAATTTCCTGGGTCCTCTCCCAGGGAGAGGGAGCCGCTGCCTCCCTGGCAGCCCGTTTCGCCGCCCGGGAAGCCCTGGGAAAGGCTCTGGGAACCGGTTTGCGGGATCTGCGGCTGAAGGATCTGGAAATCTGCCGGGACGATCAGGGAAAGCCGGCATTCTGCCCGGCACCCCGGGCGCAAGATCAGCTGGACAGCATGGGAATCAGCAGCGTCCATGTGAGTCTCAGCCATGAACGGGATTACGCAGTCGCCATGGTTGTGATAGAATAA
- a CDS encoding CdaR family protein has protein sequence MTFVTRANRFLRSLSNNWPAKAISVGAAIIMYLLVGLNSMEERYISVPIRVQLPDDLVAAQEYPSFARVYLRGDGDSIFSISEDEIQVTADFTQYASPGVYRVALEHRRLGMAESVEPLEVRIEPGLLSIELQSKSRKVVDVIPRFSGSPASGYELASHSVFPSSVGVYGPEQVLEQIVEVETESIELSGQDSSFSARIPLIKPHPLVHFDSTSIVDFRVDISESILVNTFENVPVSVIGLDSRFSVEIEEVTGSIRAQAGQSLIDRTSPEAISLVVDAGDISQPGEYTLPVRPVVPRGFVIFRFDPLELVLQVEGADEAGSSAQDAGSGP, from the coding sequence ATGACATTTGTCACCCGGGCCAACAGATTTCTCCGATCTCTTTCCAATAACTGGCCCGCCAAGGCCATCTCCGTGGGAGCAGCCATCATCATGTATTTGCTGGTGGGGCTGAACAGCATGGAGGAACGCTATATCTCCGTTCCCATCAGGGTGCAGCTTCCCGACGATCTTGTGGCCGCCCAGGAGTATCCCAGCTTTGCACGTGTGTATCTTCGGGGTGACGGCGACAGTATTTTCAGCATTTCCGAGGATGAGATTCAGGTCACCGCGGACTTTACCCAGTATGCCAGCCCCGGCGTGTACCGGGTTGCCCTGGAGCACCGCCGTCTGGGTATGGCCGAAAGCGTGGAACCCCTGGAGGTTCGCATAGAACCGGGGCTGTTGAGCATAGAACTCCAGAGCAAGTCCCGGAAGGTTGTTGACGTGATCCCCCGTTTCAGCGGTTCCCCAGCATCGGGGTACGAACTTGCCAGTCACAGCGTCTTTCCCTCCAGCGTGGGGGTGTACGGTCCGGAGCAGGTCCTGGAACAGATTGTTGAGGTGGAGACCGAGTCCATAGAGCTGAGCGGACAGGACAGCAGCTTCTCCGCCCGGATTCCCCTGATTAAACCCCATCCTCTTGTTCATTTCGACAGCACCAGCATTGTTGATTTCCGGGTGGATATCAGTGAATCAATTCTGGTGAACACCTTTGAAAATGTGCCGGTGTCGGTAATCGGACTGGATTCCCGCTTTTCCGTGGAGATTGAAGAGGTGACCGGAAGCATCCGTGCCCAGGCAGGTCAGAGTCTTATAGACCGCACAAGTCCCGAGGCAATCAGTCTGGTTGTGGATGCCGGAGATATCAGCCAGCCGGGAGAGTACACCCTCCCGGTACGGCCGGTGGTTCCACGGGGTTTTGTGATCTTCCGCTTCGATCCTCTGGAGCTGGTGCTTCAGGTGGAAGGGGCGGATGAAGCCGGTTCTTCAGCACAGGATGCGGGGAGTGGGCCGTGA
- the cdaA gene encoding diadenylate cyclase CdaA, giving the protein MMGWLFDSWLLGSVIIPILDILILALIFYRAYTIFLQTRAVQLVRGTLLIILLYAFAYILRLETVLWLLNFLAPSLVIGIAIIFQPELRKIFTQLGQGKIFRFKETAKPLQIDGVLKASQMLAQQRRGALVVFVRSVGQKNIVETGSTLNAELSSALLITIFGSDTPLHDGAVIIEDGKLIAAGAFLPLSEQQDIRRSFGTRHRAALGLAEESDAVILVVSEETGAISLAYDATLYYDLEPEEVRSRLHELLNLDDEDFEQ; this is encoded by the coding sequence ATGATGGGTTGGCTCTTTGACAGCTGGCTGTTGGGATCAGTGATCATTCCGATTCTGGATATACTGATACTGGCGCTCATATTTTACCGGGCATACACAATTTTTCTCCAGACCCGCGCAGTTCAGCTGGTGAGGGGAACTCTGCTCATCATCCTGCTCTATGCGTTTGCATACATTCTCCGGCTGGAGACGGTTCTGTGGCTGTTGAATTTCCTGGCTCCCAGCCTGGTGATCGGTATTGCCATTATTTTTCAGCCGGAATTGCGCAAGATTTTCACGCAGCTGGGGCAGGGAAAAATTTTCCGCTTCAAGGAAACTGCCAAGCCCCTCCAGATTGACGGAGTGCTGAAGGCATCCCAGATGCTTGCCCAGCAAAGACGGGGTGCTTTGGTGGTGTTTGTACGGAGCGTGGGGCAGAAAAACATCGTGGAAACCGGAAGCACCCTGAATGCGGAACTCAGTTCCGCCCTGTTGATCACCATCTTCGGGTCTGATACCCCGCTTCACGACGGAGCCGTAATTATCGAAGACGGCAAACTGATTGCCGCCGGCGCATTTCTTCCCCTGTCGGAACAGCAGGATATCCGCCGCAGCTTCGGGACCCGTCACCGGGCCGCCCTTGGACTTGCGGAGGAGTCGGATGCGGTTATTCTGGTGGTTTCAGAGGAGACCGGAGCCATCAGCCTGGCCTATGATGCCACCCTGTATTATGATTTGGAACCCGAGGAAGTGAGAAGCAGACTTCATGAGCTTCTGAACCTTGATGACGAGGATTTTGAGCAATGA
- the folP gene encoding dihydropteroate synthase has translation MSLPIHPSAEGLLERILDKEMPPLVMGIINTTPDSFFPGSRKQGLEGFRRALEYISQGADILDVGGESSRPGAEYVSVDEELERVIPVIQRIRRESDIPISVDTRKLPVAREAVAAGASCINDISALRDDDQLGPFIAEHNLPVILMHMQGSPGNMQDSPRYHDVTEDVIGFLRSRIDYAQSVDIPCERIILDPGIGFGKSHNHNLQLLKHLDSITQLGYPVLMGHSRKRFIGQILAPPIRNPEDQLEILPVEQRMIGSLGVVADSYKKGARIFRVHDVQETREILRVLSAIDGVED, from the coding sequence ATGAGCCTGCCTATTCATCCTTCGGCGGAAGGTCTTCTTGAACGCATTCTGGATAAAGAGATGCCACCCCTGGTAATGGGAATCATCAATACCACCCCGGACTCCTTTTTTCCCGGCAGCCGAAAGCAGGGATTGGAGGGGTTCAGACGGGCCCTGGAGTATATTTCACAGGGTGCAGACATTCTCGATGTGGGGGGGGAATCCTCCAGACCTGGAGCAGAATATGTGAGTGTGGATGAAGAACTGGAACGGGTAATTCCGGTAATTCAGCGCATCCGCAGGGAGTCGGACATTCCGATTTCTGTGGATACCAGAAAACTTCCGGTGGCCCGGGAAGCGGTGGCTGCCGGAGCCAGCTGCATCAACGATATTTCCGCCTTGAGGGATGATGATCAGCTGGGCCCCTTTATTGCAGAGCATAATCTGCCGGTAATTCTCATGCACATGCAGGGAAGTCCCGGGAATATGCAGGATTCTCCCCGGTATCATGATGTTACCGAGGATGTGATCGGCTTCCTCCGAAGCCGGATCGACTATGCCCAATCCGTGGATATCCCGTGTGAGAGAATTATTCTGGATCCCGGGATCGGTTTCGGGAAAAGTCACAACCATAATCTGCAGCTTCTCAAGCATCTGGACAGCATTACCCAATTGGGATACCCGGTGCTCATGGGGCATAGCAGGAAACGCTTTATCGGGCAAATTCTTGCTCCTCCCATTCGGAACCCCGAAGATCAACTGGAAATCCTTCCGGTTGAACAACGAATGATTGGGAGCCTCGGCGTTGTTGCCGATAGTTATAAGAAGGGTGCGCGCATATTCCGGGTTCATGACGTACAGGAAACCCGGGAAATACTCCGGGTGCTCTCCGCCATTGACGGGGTTGAAGACTGA
- the miaA gene encoding tRNA (adenosine(37)-N6)-dimethylallyltransferase MiaA: MFQLPSNRFSPGRCSTNWKSNNQKQYRAVFLFGPTGVGKTAALEMLGSRIPGIEVISADSMQVYRGMDIGTAKADEGEQKAVPHHLLDIRNPDEGFNLADFISLAEEKILRISARGAVPVISGGTAFYFKHLWFGLPQSPPGDPAVRRELEKELKSRSAEQLHRELSEIDPESADRIHPNDSYRIIRALEVYRSSGRPLSDYHVPDSPRNDMDLLVYGLDRPRDELYERINLRVENMFKSGLESELCRLMRSGYTKHDPGMKAIGYREFFRDEYRDELLSRGRLGEEHRSRVLEEIQTASRRYAKRQLTFFRALPDVKWIHPDNAAEIIHEITGKFNVQEL, from the coding sequence TTGTTTCAACTGCCATCAAACAGATTCTCACCCGGAAGGTGCAGTACGAACTGGAAGAGCAATAATCAGAAGCAGTACCGTGCAGTTTTTCTGTTCGGTCCCACCGGGGTGGGAAAAACCGCCGCCCTGGAAATGCTGGGAAGCAGAATTCCCGGCATAGAAGTGATCAGTGCCGATTCCATGCAGGTCTATCGGGGCATGGATATCGGTACGGCGAAAGCCGACGAGGGTGAGCAGAAGGCGGTTCCCCACCATCTTCTGGACATACGGAATCCCGATGAAGGCTTTAACCTTGCAGACTTTATTTCCCTTGCAGAAGAAAAAATCCTCCGGATCAGTGCCCGAGGCGCAGTACCGGTTATCAGCGGAGGTACGGCGTTTTATTTCAAGCATCTCTGGTTCGGACTTCCCCAGAGCCCGCCGGGAGATCCCGCAGTTCGCCGGGAGCTTGAGAAAGAGCTGAAATCCCGCTCAGCTGAACAGCTTCACCGGGAACTTTCAGAGATTGATCCGGAATCGGCAGACAGAATTCATCCAAATGACAGCTACCGGATCATCCGCGCCCTGGAAGTGTACCGCAGCAGCGGCCGTCCCCTGAGCGATTATCATGTTCCGGATAGTCCCCGAAACGATATGGATCTTCTGGTGTATGGACTGGATAGGCCCAGGGATGAGCTGTATGAGCGGATCAACCTGCGTGTGGAAAACATGTTCAAAAGCGGCCTGGAATCCGAGCTGTGCCGGCTGATGAGAAGCGGTTATACCAAACATGATCCGGGAATGAAGGCCATAGGTTACCGGGAATTTTTCCGGGATGAATACCGGGATGAACTGTTGTCCAGGGGGCGGCTCGGGGAAGAACATCGAAGCCGGGTTCTGGAAGAAATACAGACAGCCAGCAGGCGGTATGCCAAGCGCCAGCTGACGTTTTTCCGCGCCCTTCCAGATGTGAAATGGATTCATCCGGATAATGCTGCCGAGATCATCCATGAGATTACCGGCAAATTCAACGTTCAGGAGCTGTAA
- a CDS encoding DNA-directed RNA polymerase subunit omega translates to MIIPLDYLESEKGNMYELTCAAIRRAYQLTVTGDTETEEEQSKIVSTAIKQILTRKVQYELEEQ, encoded by the coding sequence ATGATCATACCCCTGGATTATCTGGAAAGTGAAAAGGGAAATATGTACGAGCTCACCTGTGCAGCAATTCGCCGGGCATACCAGCTCACAGTGACAGGTGACACGGAAACCGAAGAGGAACAGTCAAAGATTGTTTCAACTGCCATCAAACAGATTCTCACCCGGAAGGTGCAGTACGAACTGGAAGAGCAATAA
- a CDS encoding GNAT family N-acetyltransferase, producing the protein MAAKVLSTEEYFRKGGTPETIISFLSRNGPANCFMLGNLRNMGFETGKKQELLLAVDGKDGGAVPGITAVLMAHFTNALLYFPSTSTGSAADSPALPLLPRLLSWIRSGRVNRINGLASCMDDAADYLRSADEGIGIRKRRMQLAVYESDLPRPPLQPEGEPAPLPEGVYLEKAEGPEWELLDRIMDEKEHIEEFVTSPGARETFRNSHLHGGARSLALVNSQGRVLAAASSTAENPSTAMIVGVFTVEGCRNRGYSRRLMDLLIESLKQDSLMPVLFYENPVAEKIYKGMGFQDREDYDLLHFQLDEAQDSPA; encoded by the coding sequence ATGGCGGCGAAGGTTCTCTCAACCGAGGAGTATTTCCGTAAAGGCGGAACTCCCGAGACCATCATCAGCTTTCTGTCCCGGAACGGTCCTGCAAACTGCTTCATGCTGGGTAATCTCCGGAATATGGGTTTCGAAACCGGAAAAAAGCAGGAACTCCTGCTGGCGGTTGACGGGAAGGACGGGGGTGCTGTTCCCGGCATTACTGCGGTTCTCATGGCCCATTTCACCAATGCCCTGCTGTATTTTCCTTCCACCTCCACCGGCTCCGCGGCAGATTCACCGGCTCTTCCGTTGTTGCCCCGGTTGTTGAGCTGGATCCGTTCAGGGCGTGTGAACCGGATCAACGGTCTTGCCTCCTGTATGGATGATGCAGCGGATTATCTGCGCTCCGCCGATGAGGGCATCGGGATCCGGAAGCGGAGAATGCAGCTGGCGGTGTATGAGTCGGATCTTCCCAGGCCGCCTCTTCAGCCGGAGGGCGAACCGGCTCCTCTCCCGGAAGGCGTATATCTGGAAAAAGCAGAAGGCCCCGAATGGGAGCTGCTGGACAGAATTATGGATGAGAAAGAGCATATTGAGGAATTTGTGACCTCACCCGGAGCCAGGGAGACGTTCCGAAATTCCCACCTCCACGGCGGGGCCCGGAGTCTGGCGTTGGTGAATTCGCAGGGCCGGGTGCTTGCCGCCGCCAGCAGTACCGCGGAGAACCCCAGCACTGCGATGATTGTGGGAGTCTTTACCGTGGAAGGCTGCCGGAACCGGGGGTACAGCCGCCGTCTCATGGATCTTCTCATAGAATCCCTGAAACAGGACTCCCTCATGCCGGTGTTATTCTATGAAAATCCTGTTGCCGAAAAAATATACAAGGGAATGGGGTTTCAGGACCGGGAAGACTACGATCTTCTCCACTTCCAGCTGGATGAAGCCCAGGATTCACCTGCTTGA